The following are encoded together in the Chlorocebus sabaeus isolate Y175 chromosome 12, mChlSab1.0.hap1, whole genome shotgun sequence genome:
- the LOC103219248 gene encoding protein SPATA31F1-like — protein sequence MLSPTFVLWDVGYPLYTYGSIFIIILIIWQVKRSHHELNLEAKRSCCRRHQKVRQRARDAASTARRLSQEEAEKPQELLSVMKSLGWLPPEGSVRRILCTEPCCQICNAMALEIQQLLVGENDQISPTLSRSPSQVSSCLEILSVSSVSFEQSLELHSRNTRELSLASVTPTLSQLTDEESLTQSAAQSTYADGMQDYWADHLQLGQEFQVPDVLTGPNTTASSRLEEPRVPLNQEEMMQSNPSFVQGNQGQHHLNSQVSLLSLNPETLNPTHPMALHMVLPAHLPFLSPEVLRLLEVHVKKWMHFQRWGLPRRVEESLRQLMPNPPLYYQSGNDQPVSFNLNNTSQVSLHRFQTISLQTWCSCVAGQPIQTFWVSEWSTMNPEQRHHCQQSPNPMALALPSPALKALSSPHSLSGGQDNDSGSDLQQKYSQLFSGLPSLHSESLVATFMGSQGLPKNENVPKPPLKDAFLFNKLSFPQLLPKTPPQSAPCSSPLSPNWVSPSDHQQAQINVPFLTLAECEALEWHLLQRQLQLQWGWPAALQRSQHTQCLMQHEPCGKAQSPETMTTSQPGKSISVLTRELLLFPEHARKLLEFHIQKQLIHHRWGLPQKIQQSIHLLLTSTNQQTVSYSSTALANVSIPQPVALEANGACDVLSPTVAPVSIPMPHLLTQAKAILQNHMDSKCGQIHQGKIPACVHRSWDCRIPGVLAVAPLPCIPENQLLELQAASDPDLHHKVMPWMPTALDQQQQVLPGTVTQHPKLLRVLSVEAIEKLETTLRHKYLAFLSGLPALYYVALSRALAPAVTSQSVITEMVPAPVEIPAEPLTQMVSFEEQCISLGPCPQGNNETCTDVAKEFQSVVPVKGTMETLPLESQTQPASPHSLQTHILTKLNFHLRKKALEIQWGIPIKARESREQTAAAPENISTKKSLESLNHQGEALLQELPIPPDTLPASNPEWVHLKEQLANDLKAVQQNQKQSSSKAVPHGSAHWVSKISQPSGDMTEAHMLCVRVETSVNKPSTEEPWGPEPQSPGKSKDPAHVPMLAGKREDPEETKAARDHREGDEGFGHSSTREERCPAEDQRPAGMLPNQTPRGFWRWSRSFHLADPCQHSSQHHPQLELPQLPPRVPGGKESENDLQDSQTKLNVILEPATIPENAQTVVPQASQGQPFLSQPTQGKPFLGQTLQGQVLHGQVMPAHTQKKPSLPESSLRNKIKSFLQRINPKTKGKGHEDSMFSAAAKVAKTRKENVAKSLAPAKSPVGRSKTEKPTGYSKAQSCPSEKLVGPAFLDGPQSLDNKSWLHSRQAGSASALGHLRHCPRHCPREACAPQPGHPP from the exons ATGTTGAGTCCTACTTTTGTTCTGTGGGATGTTGGATATCCCTTATATACCTATGGCTCCATCTTCATCATTATTCTAATCATCTGGCAAGTGAAAAGGAGCCACCATGAATTGAACTTGGAAGCTAAAAGGAGCTGCTGCCGG cgTCACCAAAAAGTCAGGCAAAGAGCTAGAGATGCAGCATCAACAG CTAGGAGACTTTCTCAGGAAGAAGCTGAGAAGCCACAAGAGCTGCTCTCTGTCATGAAAAG cctgggctggcTTCCCCCGGAGGGAAGTGTGCGGCGAATCCTATGTACAGAACCCTGTTGCCAAATTTGCAATGCCATGGCTCTGGAGATTCAGCAATTGCTGGTGGGTGAGAATGACCAGATCTCCCCAACTTTATCGAGGAGCCCATCACAAGTCTCTTCTTGCCTAGAGATCTTGTCTGTGTCTAGTGTATCCTTTGAGCAGAGTCTAGAGCTCCATTCTAGAAACACCAGAGAACTTTCACTGGCATCTGTAACCCCAACACTGTCACAATTAACAGATGAGGAATCTTTAACCCAGTCAGCTGCCCAGTCAACGTATGCAGATGGCATGCAAGATTACTGGGCTGATCACCTCCAGCTAGGGCAGGAATTTCAAGTGCCAGATGTGCTCACAGGCCCAAACACCACAGCTTCTTCAAGGCTTGAGGAGCCAAGGGTTCCACTGAACCAGGAGGAGATGATGCAGAGCAACCCCAGCTTTGTCCAGGGGAACCAAGGCCAGCATCACTTGAATTCCCAGGTCTCCTTGCTATCCCTGAACCCAGAAACCCTGAACCCGACGCATCCGATGGCCTTGCATATGGTCCTCCCTGCCCACCTGCCATTTCTCAGTCCTGAAGTGCTGAGGCTTCTTGAAGTACATGTTAAAAAATGGATGCATTTCCAGAGGTGGGGGCTCCCCAGACGTGTGGAGGAGTCCCTGAGGCAGCTTATGCCAAACCCACCATTGTATTACCAATCTGGAAATGACCAGCCAGTTTCTTTCAACCTGAATAATACTTCTCAGGTCTCTCTTCATAGATTTCAGACCATTTCCCTCCAGACCTGGTGTTCATGTGTGGCTGGCCAGCCCATCCAGACCTTCTGGGTTTCTGAATGGTCCACTATGAACCCAGAACAAAGACACCACTGTCAGCAAAGCCCAAACCCTATGGCTCTAGCCTTGCCCTCTCCAGCCCTTAAAGCTCTAAGTAGCCCCCATTCACTGTCTGGGGGACAAGATAATGACTCAGGGAGTGATCTCCAGCAGAAATACAGCCAACTATTCAGTGGGCTCCCTTCTCTGCACAGTGAGTCCCTGGTTGCCACTTTCATGGGATCTCAAGGCCTCCCCAAGAATGAAAATGTGCCCAAGCCCCCTTTGAAGGATGCTTTTCTCTTCAACAAGCTCTCCTTCCCTCAACTGCTTCCTAAAACTCCACCCCAGTCAGCCCCATGCTCTTCCCCACTTTCCCCAAATTGGGTGTCTCCATCTGACCATCAACAAGCTCAGATCAATGTCCCATTTCTGACTCTGGCTGAGTGTGAAGCCTTGGAGTGGCACCTGCTACAGAGGCAACTCCAGCTTCAGTGGGGCTGGCCAGCTGCCCTCCAGAGGTCTCAGCACACCCAGTGCCTCATGCAGCATGAGCCCTGTGGCAAAGCTCAGTCTCCTGAGACCATGACAACTTCCCAGCCAGGGAAGTCCATCTCAGTGCTCACCAGGGAGCTACTCCTCTTCCCGGAGCATGCCCGGAAGCTGCTGGAATTCCACATCCAGAAACAGTTGATTCACCATCGCTGGGGCCTGCCTCAGAAGATCCAGCAGTCCATCCATTTGCTCCTTACCTCCACTAACCAACAGACTGTGTCCTACAGCAGCACAGCCCTAGCCAATGTGAGCATCCCCCAGCCTGTAGCCCTAGAGGCCAACGGGGCTTGTGATGTGCTGTCACCCACTGTGGCCCCAGTGTCCATCCCCATGCCACACTTGTTAACCCAGGCCAAGGCAATATTGCAGAACCACATGGACTCCAAATGTGGACAGATCCACCAGGGCAAGATCCCTGCCTGTGTACATAGGTCCTGGGACTGCAGAATTCCTGGGGTCCTGGCAGTGGCTCCTTTACCCTGCATtccagaaaaccagctcctggaacTGCAGGCAGCAAGTGACCCAGACCTACATCACAAAGTTATGCCCTGGATGCCAACGGCCCTTGATCAGCAGCAACAGGTCTTACCAGGTACTGTCACTCAACACCCTAAGCTGCTCCGAGTCTTGTCCGTGGAAGCCATTGAGAAACTGGAGACAACTTTACGGCACAAGTATCTGGCCTTCCTGTCGGGGCTCCCTGCTCTGTATTATGTGGCGCTCTCCAGGGCCCTGGCCCCGGCAGTCACTAGCCAATCTGTCATCACAGAGATGGTGCCTGCGCCTGTGGAAATCCCAGCAGAGCCTCTGACTCAGATGGTTTCATTTGAAGAACAGTGTATAAGCCTTGGGCCATGCCCTCAAGGCAACAATGAGACTTGTACAGACGTTGCAAAAGAATTCCAGTCTGTAGTGCCGGTAAAAGGAACAATGGAGACGCTGCCTCTAGAAAGCCAGACACAACCTGCTAGCCCCCACTCACTCCAGACACATATCTTGACCAAACTAAACTTCCACCTGAGAAAAAAGGCCCTAGAGATACAATGGGGAATTCCCATTAAGGCAAGGGAGTCCAGGGAACAAACTGCTGCAGCACCAGAGAACATATCCACAAAGAAGTCTCTTGAAAGTCTAAACCACCAAGGGGAGGCATTGCTCCAAGAACTGCCCATCCCACCAGACACTCTTCCTGCCTCTAATCCAGAATGGGTTCACCTTAAAGAACAGCTGGCCAATGACTTGAAGGCAGTGCAGCAGAACCAAAAGCAATCTAGTTCCAAAGCAGTACCCCATGGTTCTGCCCACTGGGTCTCCAAGATCTCACAACCCAGTGGGGACATGACAGAGGCCCACATGCTTTGTGTTCGGGTGGAGACCAGTGTGAACAAGCCCAGCACGGAGGAACCCTGGGGCCCTGAGCCCCAAAGCCCTGGCAAGAGCAAGGACCCAGCCCATGTCCCCATGctagcaggaaagagagaggaccCAGAGGAAACCAAAGCAGCCAGGGACCATAGAGAAGGGGATGAGGGGTTTGGGCACTCCTCAACCAGAGAAGAAAGATGCCCTGCTGAAGACCAGAGGCCAGCAGGGATGCTTCCAAACCAGACACCCCGAGGCTTCTGGCGATGGAGCCGTAGCTTTCATCTTGCTGATCCCTGTCAACACAGCTCCCAGCATCACCCTCAGCTTGAGCTCCCACAGCTACCTCCACGAGTCCCTGGGGGGAAAGAGTCTGAGAATGACCTGCAAGACAGTCAAACCAAGCTAAATGTCATCCTTGAACCAGCGACAATTCCTGAGAATGCCCAGACTGTGGTGCCTCAGGCTTCACAGGGTCAGCCTTTCCTGAGCCAACCAACTCAGGGTAAGCCTTTTCTGGGCCAAACTTTGCAAGGCCAGGTTTTACATGGGCAGGTGATGCCAGCCCATACACAAAAGAAGCCCAGCCTTCCAGAGTCTAgcttgagaaataaaattaaatcttttCTGCAGCGTATTAACCCCAAGACAAAAGGCAAAGGGCATGAGGACTCCATGTTCTCAGCTGCTGCGAAGGTggccaaaaccagaaaagaaaatgtggcaaagagCCTGGCTCCAGCCAAGAGCCCTGTGGGAAGAAGTAAGACAGAGAAACCAACAGGGTACTCCAAGGCCCAATCTTgtccttctgagaagctggtggGCCCAGCTTTCTTGGATGGTCCCCAGTCCCTAGACAACAAGTCGTGGCTACACTCCAGACAAGCTGGCTCTGCCTCAGCCCTGGGCCACCTCCGCCACTGCCCTCGTCACTGTCCTCGAGAGGCTTGTGCCCCCCAACCAGGGCACCCACCCTAG